The proteins below are encoded in one region of Pacificitalea manganoxidans:
- a CDS encoding NADP-dependent malic enzyme → MADAPKSALQGSGQQSPALNYHEFPKPGKLEVRATKPLANGRDLSLAYSPGVADASLAIRDDPRAARRYTSRGNLVGVVSNGSAVLGLGNIGALASKPVMEGKAVLFKKFANIDCFDVELDETDPEKLAEIVCALEPTFGAINLEDIKAPDCFIVEKICRERMNIPVFHDDQHGTAIVVGAAATNALRVAGKRFEDIKVVSTGGGAAGIACLNMLLKLGLKRENVWLCDIEGLVYEGRSEQMTPQKADFAQPSDLRTLGDVIDGADLFLGLSGPGVLTPEMVSRMASRPIIFALANPTPEILPEDARAVAPDAIIATGRSDYPNQVNNVLCFPFIFRGALDAGATTINDQMQIACIEGIAALARATTSAEAAAAYQGEQLTFGADYLIPKPFDPRLMGVVASAVAQAATESGVAERPIEDIAAYKAHLDRSVFKSALLMRPVFEAAASAERRIVFAEGEDERVLRAAQAMLEETTDTPILIGRPDVIESRCARAGLTIRPGTDFELVNPENDPRYRDYWETYHRLMARRGVTPDLARAIMRTNTTAIAAVMVQRDEADSMICGTFGQYLWHLNYIDQVLATGGLRPTGALSLMVLEEGPLFIADTHIHAEPSPEDLAQIATAAARHVRRFGLEPKIAFCSHSQFGNLDTGSGPRMRAALALLDAQGADFCYEGEMHVDSALDPALRARHLPEARFEGAANVLIFANSDAASGVRNILKMKAQGLEVGPILMGMANRAHIVTPSITARGLLNISALAGTPVGHYG, encoded by the coding sequence ATGGCCGATGCACCCAAATCCGCCCTTCAAGGATCGGGCCAGCAAAGCCCGGCGCTGAACTACCACGAATTCCCTAAGCCCGGTAAGCTGGAGGTCCGCGCGACCAAGCCGCTGGCCAATGGCCGCGACCTGTCGCTCGCCTATAGCCCCGGCGTCGCGGATGCCTCGCTCGCCATTCGCGACGATCCCCGTGCGGCGCGGCGCTATACCAGCCGGGGCAATCTGGTGGGCGTGGTGTCCAACGGCTCCGCGGTGCTGGGGCTTGGCAATATCGGCGCGCTGGCGTCCAAGCCGGTGATGGAGGGCAAGGCCGTCCTTTTCAAGAAATTCGCCAATATCGACTGTTTCGATGTCGAATTGGACGAAACCGACCCGGAAAAGCTGGCCGAGATCGTCTGCGCGCTGGAGCCGACCTTTGGCGCGATCAATCTGGAGGATATCAAGGCCCCCGATTGCTTCATCGTCGAGAAGATCTGCCGCGAGCGGATGAACATTCCCGTTTTCCATGACGACCAGCACGGCACCGCCATCGTCGTGGGCGCGGCGGCAACCAATGCGCTGCGTGTCGCGGGCAAGCGGTTCGAGGATATCAAGGTGGTTTCCACCGGCGGCGGCGCGGCAGGGATCGCCTGTCTGAACATGCTGCTGAAGCTGGGGCTGAAGCGCGAAAATGTCTGGCTCTGCGATATCGAAGGTCTGGTCTATGAGGGCCGGAGCGAACAGATGACCCCGCAGAAGGCCGATTTCGCCCAGCCCAGCGACCTGCGCACGCTGGGGGATGTGATTGACGGGGCGGATCTGTTCCTTGGGCTTTCAGGGCCCGGTGTGCTGACGCCCGAGATGGTATCCCGGATGGCCAGTCGTCCGATCATCTTTGCCCTCGCCAACCCGACGCCCGAGATCCTGCCCGAAGATGCGCGCGCCGTGGCGCCGGATGCGATCATCGCCACGGGCCGGTCGGATTATCCCAATCAGGTCAATAACGTCCTGTGTTTTCCGTTCATTTTCCGCGGGGCGCTGGATGCGGGGGCGACCACCATCAATGACCAGATGCAGATCGCCTGTATCGAGGGGATCGCGGCACTGGCCCGTGCCACCACGTCGGCCGAGGCCGCCGCTGCCTATCAGGGGGAGCAGCTGACCTTCGGCGCCGATTACCTGATCCCGAAACCGTTCGATCCGCGGCTGATGGGGGTCGTGGCCTCCGCCGTGGCACAGGCCGCCACCGAAAGCGGTGTCGCCGAGCGCCCGATCGAGGACATCGCCGCCTACAAGGCGCATCTCGACCGCTCGGTCTTCAAATCCGCGCTGCTGATGCGTCCGGTTTTCGAGGCCGCCGCCAGCGCCGAACGCCGCATCGTCTTTGCCGAGGGCGAGGATGAGCGCGTGCTGCGCGCCGCGCAGGCAATGTTGGAGGAGACCACCGATACGCCGATCCTGATCGGCCGTCCCGACGTGATCGAAAGCCGCTGCGCTCGTGCCGGCCTGACGATCCGCCCCGGCACCGATTTCGAACTGGTGAACCCGGAAAACGACCCGCGCTATCGCGATTATTGGGAAACCTATCACCGGTTGATGGCCCGGCGTGGCGTGACGCCGGATCTGGCGCGCGCGATCATGCGCACCAACACCACCGCCATTGCCGCGGTCATGGTGCAGCGGGACGAGGCCGACAGCATGATCTGCGGCACGTTCGGGCAATATCTGTGGCACCTGAACTACATCGATCAGGTGCTGGCCACCGGCGGGTTGCGTCCCACTGGCGCGCTTTCGTTGATGGTGTTGGAAGAAGGCCCGCTTTTCATCGCGGACACCCATATCCATGCCGAGCCGTCGCCCGAGGATCTGGCCCAGATCGCCACCGCCGCCGCGCGCCATGTCCGCCGGTTTGGATTGGAGCCGAAAATCGCGTTCTGCTCGCATTCGCAATTCGGCAATCTCGACACCGGCTCCGGCCCGCGCATGCGCGCCGCGCTGGCATTGCTTGACGCGCAAGGCGCCGATTTCTGTTACGAAGGCGAGATGCATGTGGATAGCGCGCTGGACCCGGCTCTGCGCGCGCGCCACCTGCCCGAAGCCCGGTTCGAAGGCGCGGCCAATGTGCTGATCTTCGCCAATTCCGACGCGGCCTCCGGCGTGCGCAACATCCTTAAGATGAAGGCCCAAGGGCTGGAGGTCGGGCCGATCTTGATGGGCATGGCCAACCGCGCCCATATCGTAACCCCATCGATCACCGCGCGGGGCCTGCTTAATATCTCCGCCCTCGCCGGAACCCCGGTCGGTCACTACGGCTAA
- the glyA gene encoding serine hydroxymethyltransferase, whose product MKDIVRDTGFFTETLASRDPEIAKSIEQELGRQRDEIELIASENIVSAAVMEAQGSVMTNKYAEGYPGKRYYGGCQYVDIAESLAIERAKELFGAKFANVQPNSGSQMNQAVFLALLQPGDTFMGLDLNSGGHLTHGSPVNMSGKWFNVVSYGVRQQDQLLDMDAIRESALAHKPKLIVAGGTAYSRTWDWAEFRKIADEVGAYLMVDMAHIAGLVAGGAHPSPVPHADVVTTTTHKSLRGPRGGMILTNDEAIAKKINSAVFPGLQGGPLMHVIAAKAVAFNEALRPEFKSYAAQVVANARAMADELSKGGIDIVSGGTDNHLMLADLRPKGVTGKATEAALGRAHITCNKNGVPFDPEKPFVTSGIRLGTPAGTTRGFREDEFRQIARWIVEVVDGLAANGDDGNSEVEAKVRDEVSALCAKFPLYPEM is encoded by the coding sequence ATGAAGGACATCGTCCGCGACACCGGCTTCTTCACCGAAACCCTCGCCAGCCGCGATCCCGAGATCGCCAAGTCCATCGAACAGGAACTGGGTCGCCAGCGCGACGAGATCGAGCTGATCGCCTCGGAAAACATCGTCTCTGCCGCCGTGATGGAAGCGCAGGGCTCGGTGATGACCAACAAATATGCCGAAGGCTATCCGGGCAAGCGCTACTACGGCGGGTGCCAGTATGTCGACATTGCCGAAAGCCTCGCCATCGAGCGGGCCAAGGAACTGTTCGGCGCGAAGTTCGCCAACGTGCAGCCCAACTCCGGCAGCCAGATGAACCAAGCCGTGTTTCTGGCGCTCCTGCAGCCCGGCGACACTTTCATGGGGCTGGATCTGAACTCCGGCGGTCACCTGACCCACGGCTCCCCCGTCAACATGTCGGGCAAATGGTTCAACGTGGTCTCCTACGGTGTGCGTCAGCAGGATCAGCTGCTGGACATGGACGCGATCCGCGAAAGCGCGCTGGCCCACAAGCCGAAGCTCATCGTGGCCGGTGGCACCGCCTATAGCCGCACATGGGACTGGGCCGAATTCCGCAAGATCGCGGATGAAGTCGGCGCCTATCTGATGGTCGACATGGCCCATATCGCCGGTCTGGTTGCCGGTGGTGCGCATCCCTCGCCCGTGCCTCATGCCGACGTGGTGACCACCACCACCCACAAATCCCTGCGCGGCCCGCGCGGCGGCATGATCCTCACCAACGATGAGGCGATCGCCAAGAAGATCAACTCGGCCGTGTTCCCCGGCCTGCAGGGCGGCCCCCTGATGCATGTCATCGCGGCAAAGGCCGTGGCCTTCAACGAAGCGCTGCGTCCCGAGTTCAAAAGCTACGCCGCGCAGGTCGTCGCCAACGCGCGCGCCATGGCGGATGAACTGTCGAAAGGCGGCATCGACATCGTGTCCGGCGGCACCGACAACCACCTGATGCTGGCCGATCTGCGGCCCAAGGGCGTGACCGGCAAGGCGACCGAGGCCGCACTGGGCCGGGCGCATATCACCTGCAACAAGAACGGCGTGCCGTTCGATCCCGAAAAGCCGTTTGTCACGTCGGGCATCCGTCTGGGCACCCCGGCGGGCACCACCCGCGGCTTCCGCGAAGACGAATTCCGCCAGATCGCGCGCTGGATCGTCGAAGTGGTCGACGGGCTCGCCGCCAACGGCGATGACGGCAATTCCGAGGTCGAAGCCAAAGTGCGCGACGAAGTCAGCGCCCTCTGCGCAAAATTCCCGCTCTACCCCGAAATGTAA
- a CDS encoding NAD kinase, producing MKIAFLASNSEIAQEACATLCDSYGNVAPDQAEVIVALGGDGFMLQTLHGTLHLDAPVYGMNCGTIGFLMNEYAEPRLLERLAAAEEEVINPLRMRAISGDGEAHDALAINEVSLLRAGPQAAKLKITVDGKVRLDELVCDGALVSTPAGSTAYNYSAHGPILPIGADVLALTAVAAFRPRRWRGALLPESSEVRFDVLEARKRPVIADADSRLVTNVVSVLIRSEPQVRHRILFDPGHGLNERLIREQFN from the coding sequence ATGAAGATCGCCTTTCTGGCCAGCAATTCCGAAATCGCTCAGGAGGCCTGCGCTACCCTCTGCGACAGCTACGGCAATGTCGCGCCCGATCAAGCGGAGGTGATCGTGGCGCTGGGGGGCGATGGCTTCATGCTGCAGACCCTGCACGGCACGCTGCATCTGGATGCGCCGGTCTATGGCATGAATTGCGGCACGATCGGCTTTCTCATGAACGAATACGCCGAGCCGCGGCTGCTGGAGCGGCTGGCCGCGGCGGAAGAAGAGGTCATCAATCCGCTGCGAATGCGCGCAATTTCGGGGGATGGCGAGGCGCATGACGCCTTGGCCATCAACGAGGTGTCGTTGCTGCGCGCCGGACCGCAGGCCGCCAAGCTGAAGATCACCGTCGATGGCAAGGTCCGGCTGGACGAACTGGTCTGCGACGGTGCGCTGGTCAGCACGCCTGCGGGATCCACGGCCTATAACTATTCCGCCCACGGGCCGATCCTGCCGATTGGCGCGGATGTGCTGGCCCTGACGGCGGTGGCGGCGTTTCGTCCGCGGCGGTGGCGCGGCGCGTTGCTGCCCGAAAGCTCCGAGGTGCGGTTCGATGTGCTGGAGGCCCGCAAACGCCCGGTCATCGCCGATGCGGACAGTCGGCTGGTGACCAATGTCGTCAGCGTCCTGATCCGGTCGGAGCCGCAGGTGCGTCACCGCATCCTGTTCGATCCCGGTCACGGCCTGAACGAGCGGCTGATCCGCGAGCAGTTCAACTGA
- a CDS encoding low molecular weight protein-tyrosine-phosphatase has product MTYRILCVCLGNICRSPTAEVVVKRLAEDAGLTIHVDSAGTGGWHIGDPPDARMQAAGAAQGYDLSGLRARQVSAADFDRFDLILAMDRQNRADLERLRPAGNTVPVRLMLSWGAAASGGHNPAEQDVPDPYYEGGFDYVIKLIEQSGAGLMAEIGHRAEQA; this is encoded by the coding sequence ATGACATACAGAATTCTTTGCGTCTGCCTTGGCAACATTTGTCGCTCGCCCACGGCGGAAGTGGTCGTGAAGAGGCTGGCGGAGGATGCCGGTCTGACGATCCATGTGGACAGTGCGGGCACGGGCGGCTGGCATATCGGCGATCCGCCGGATGCGCGGATGCAGGCGGCGGGCGCGGCGCAGGGCTATGATCTGTCGGGGTTGCGGGCGCGGCAGGTCAGTGCGGCTGACTTTGACCGGTTCGACCTGATCCTCGCGATGGACCGGCAGAATCGCGCAGATCTCGAACGGCTGCGCCCGGCGGGAAATACCGTCCCTGTGCGGCTGATGCTGTCTTGGGGTGCGGCGGCGAGCGGCGGGCACAACCCGGCGGAACAGGACGTGCCCGACCCCTATTACGAGGGCGGATTTGACTACGTTATCAAGCTGATCGAACAATCCGGCGCTGGACTGATGGCCGAGATTGGACACAGGGCGGAGCAGGCGTGA
- a CDS encoding NAD-dependent deacylase — translation MTRGHFPRDAKLVILTGAGVSAESGLGTFRDKGGVWTKYDLAEVATPEGFARDPALVHGFYNARRANAADAAPNAAHHALAKLQAQWPGEVVLITQNVDDLHERAGSDEVIHIHGTLTGALCAACEHRWPAPAQMAPTDTCPACGAETTRPDIVWFGEIPYRMEEIAGHLDTAEVFAAIGTSGQVYPAAGFVEEAAQMGAHTVEINLSEEPTSPFFQERRFGPATAAVPEWVAELLARL, via the coding sequence ATGACCCGAGGCCATTTTCCCCGTGATGCGAAGCTGGTGATTCTCACCGGCGCAGGTGTGTCCGCTGAAAGTGGGCTTGGCACGTTCCGAGATAAGGGGGGTGTCTGGACAAAATATGATCTGGCGGAGGTTGCCACGCCCGAAGGTTTCGCCCGCGATCCCGCCCTTGTGCACGGCTTCTACAATGCCCGCCGTGCCAATGCCGCCGACGCCGCGCCCAATGCCGCGCATCACGCGCTGGCAAAGTTGCAGGCTCAATGGCCGGGGGAGGTGGTGCTTATCACTCAGAATGTCGATGACCTTCATGAACGGGCCGGGAGCGATGAGGTGATCCACATTCACGGCACGCTCACCGGGGCGCTCTGCGCGGCCTGCGAGCACCGCTGGCCTGCCCCTGCGCAGATGGCCCCGACAGATACCTGCCCGGCCTGTGGCGCGGAAACGACCCGGCCAGATATCGTCTGGTTCGGGGAAATCCCCTACCGGATGGAGGAAATCGCAGGTCATCTCGACACGGCAGAGGTTTTTGCCGCGATCGGCACATCGGGGCAGGTTTATCCAGCCGCCGGATTCGTGGAGGAGGCCGCGCAGATGGGCGCGCATACGGTCGAGATCAATCTGTCGGAGGAGCCGACCTCGCCCTTCTTTCAGGAACGGCGATTCGGTCCTGCCACGGCAGCGGTGCCGGAATGGGTCGCGGAACTGCTGGCCCGTCTTTGA
- the rpmB gene encoding 50S ribosomal protein L28: MSRVCELTGKGPMVGNNVSHANNKTKRRFLPNLNDVSLISDALGRSFKLKISASALRSVDHRGGLDAFLAKAKDAELSPKALKIKKDIAKSAQTAA, translated from the coding sequence ATGTCGCGCGTCTGCGAACTGACCGGAAAGGGCCCGATGGTTGGCAACAATGTCAGCCACGCCAACAACAAGACCAAGCGGCGTTTTCTGCCGAACCTGAACGACGTGAGCCTCATCTCCGATGCTCTGGGCCGTTCGTTCAAGCTGAAAATCTCCGCTTCTGCGCTGCGCTCGGTCGATCACCGTGGCGGCCTGGATGCCTTCCTTGCCAAGGCGAAGGACGCTGAGCTGTCCCCCAAGGCACTGAAGATCAAGAAAGATATCGCGAAGTCGGCCCAGACCGCAGCCTAA
- the meaB gene encoding methylmalonyl Co-A mutase-associated GTPase MeaB: MEIADLATRVAAGDRRALARAITLVESGRADHRAQALDLIAQLAVSGAEALRIGLSGTPGVGKSTFIESFGLMLTGAGLRVAVLAVDPSSARTGGSILGDKTRMEHLSRDPQAFIRPSPAQSHLGGVARRTREAIALCEAAGYDVILIETVGVGQSETVVAEMSDLFVLLLAPAGGDELQGVKRGIMEIADLIVVNKADGDLRDTARRTCADYAGALRLLRKRPEDPEDFPKAMMASALDRTGLDTVWQEVQALAAWRRSHGHFARRRAEQARHWFEEEVRQGLLARLREEPAARDRMQELGDAVAQGTAAPGPAAREVLSWLRQG, from the coding sequence ATGGAGATCGCGGATCTGGCAACGCGGGTTGCGGCGGGGGATCGCCGGGCGCTGGCGCGGGCGATCACGCTGGTCGAAAGCGGCCGGGCCGATCACCGGGCGCAGGCGCTCGACCTGATCGCACAGCTTGCGGTCAGTGGCGCCGAGGCCTTGCGCATCGGTCTGTCGGGCACGCCGGGCGTGGGGAAATCAACCTTTATCGAAAGTTTCGGCCTGATGCTGACCGGCGCCGGGCTGCGGGTCGCGGTGCTTGCGGTCGATCCGTCCTCGGCGCGCACAGGCGGTTCGATCCTCGGAGACAAGACCCGGATGGAGCACCTGTCCCGTGATCCGCAGGCATTTATCCGCCCCTCCCCCGCGCAAAGCCATCTGGGCGGCGTGGCACGGCGCACCCGCGAGGCCATCGCGCTGTGCGAGGCCGCGGGCTACGACGTGATCCTGATCGAGACGGTGGGCGTGGGTCAGTCGGAAACCGTGGTCGCGGAGATGTCGGATCTGTTCGTGCTGCTGCTGGCCCCTGCGGGCGGTGACGAATTGCAGGGGGTGAAGCGCGGCATCATGGAAATCGCGGACCTGATCGTGGTGAACAAGGCAGACGGCGACCTGCGCGACACCGCGCGGCGGACCTGCGCGGATTACGCCGGCGCGCTGCGCCTGCTGCGCAAACGCCCCGAAGACCCCGAAGACTTCCCCAAGGCGATGATGGCCTCCGCACTGGATCGCACCGGGCTGGATACCGTATGGCAGGAGGTGCAGGCTTTGGCCGCGTGGCGCCGCAGCCACGGCCATTTCGCCCGACGTCGCGCGGAACAAGCGCGCCATTGGTTCGAGGAGGAAGTCCGTCAGGGCCTGCTTGCCCGTCTGCGCGAAGAGCCCGCCGCCCGCGACCGCATGCAGGAACTCGGCGACGCGGTGGCACAGGGAACGGCTGCCCCCGGCCCCGCGGCTCGTGAAGTGCTAAGCTGGCTGCGGCAGGGCTAG
- a CDS encoding DegQ family serine endoprotease, giving the protein MVMQTAIAMMTALALLVSQTLTADAQSAPASFADLADQVSPAVVNITTSTTVAGNTGTGPMIPEGSPFEEFFRDFMDQQQNGNRAPRRSSALGSGFVISQDGYIVTNNHVIEGADEISIEFFSGSTLDAEVVGTDPNTDIALLKVAGEPEDLPFVSFGDSDKMRVGDWVMAMGNPLGQGFSVSAGIVSARNRALSGTYDDYLQTDAAINRGNSGGPLFNMDGDVIGVNTAILSPNGGSIGIGFAMSSAVVTKVVDQLKEFGETRRGWLGVRIQDVTPDVAEAMDLSDASGALVTDVPEGPAAEAGMQAGDVITSFDGLDVADTRELVRRVGNTEVGKTVPVTVWREGATETLQVTLGRRETAEGAVPAAMDATPQEPEEAQVLGLTVSPINEELRETLELTAGTEGLVITEVDEMAEAYEKGLRAGDVITEAGQQKVTAVADLQSRIEEAQDAGRKSLLLLIRRAGEPRFVALTVDGDIPAPENDDAPATTEQ; this is encoded by the coding sequence ATGGTGATGCAGACGGCGATCGCAATGATGACGGCGCTGGCGCTGTTGGTGTCGCAGACGCTGACCGCCGACGCCCAGAGCGCACCGGCCAGCTTTGCCGACCTCGCCGATCAGGTGAGCCCGGCGGTCGTCAACATCACCACCTCCACCACGGTCGCAGGCAATACCGGCACCGGACCGATGATTCCCGAAGGCTCGCCCTTCGAAGAATTCTTCCGCGACTTCATGGACCAGCAGCAAAACGGCAACCGCGCCCCGCGCCGGTCGTCCGCTCTCGGTTCCGGCTTCGTGATCTCGCAGGACGGCTACATCGTCACCAATAACCACGTTATCGAGGGCGCGGACGAGATCTCGATCGAGTTCTTTTCAGGCAGCACGCTCGATGCCGAGGTCGTCGGCACCGACCCTAACACTGATATCGCTCTGCTGAAGGTGGCGGGCGAGCCCGAAGATCTGCCCTTCGTCTCCTTCGGCGATAGCGACAAGATGCGCGTGGGCGACTGGGTGATGGCCATGGGCAACCCGCTTGGGCAGGGTTTCTCGGTTTCCGCTGGCATCGTGTCGGCGCGCAACCGGGCGCTCAGCGGCACCTATGACGATTATCTGCAGACCGACGCCGCCATCAACCGCGGCAACTCCGGCGGGCCGTTGTTCAACATGGATGGTGATGTGATCGGCGTGAACACTGCGATCCTGTCCCCCAATGGCGGCTCGATCGGCATCGGCTTTGCCATGTCGTCGGCGGTGGTCACCAAGGTTGTCGATCAGCTGAAGGAGTTCGGTGAAACCCGGCGCGGCTGGCTGGGCGTCCGCATTCAGGATGTGACCCCCGATGTGGCGGAAGCGATGGACCTGAGCGACGCCAGCGGCGCGCTTGTGACCGACGTTCCCGAAGGCCCGGCAGCCGAGGCGGGCATGCAGGCGGGCGATGTCATTACATCCTTTGACGGGCTCGATGTGGCCGATACCCGCGAATTGGTCCGCCGTGTCGGCAATACGGAGGTCGGCAAAACCGTCCCCGTCACCGTGTGGCGCGAAGGCGCGACCGAAACGCTGCAAGTGACGCTCGGCCGCCGTGAAACCGCCGAAGGCGCCGTGCCTGCCGCGATGGACGCAACCCCGCAGGAACCGGAGGAGGCCCAAGTGCTGGGCCTCACCGTTTCGCCCATCAATGAGGAACTGCGCGAAACGCTGGAACTGACCGCCGGGACCGAAGGTCTGGTCATCACCGAGGTCGACGAGATGGCGGAGGCCTACGAGAAAGGCCTGCGCGCGGGCGACGTCATCACCGAAGCGGGCCAGCAGAAGGTCACCGCGGTCGCCGACCTGCAGTCCCGCATCGAGGAGGCCCAAGACGCCGGGCGTAAATCCCTGCTGCTCCTCATCCGCCGCGCAGGCGAGCCCCGCTTCGTCGCGCTGACGGTCGATGGCGACATCCCCGCCCCGGAAAACGACGACGCGCCGGCGACGACTGAACAGTGA
- a CDS encoding acyltransferase family protein — protein MKYRPEIDGLRAIAVVPVILFHAGFSWFEGGFVGVDVFFVISGYLITTIILDEMKSGHFSIANFYERRARRILPALFFMILMILPFAHMWMFPSQLEDFGETVMMTVAFSSNFVFLRGDEYFGTAAEMRPLLHTWSLAVEEQFYLFFPFLLIFLRRWRQPILISCLIGSFLASFALAEWGSRNEPGAAFYFLPTRIWELLAGALCVFVPRFRNTRLNNSLGLLGLALIAAAIFNYNDSTLFPGVYALLPVSGAVLIILFAHQGNAAAKLLSLRGLVAVGLISYSTYLWHQPLFALARLHGLQELSVTFLTVLVLTSFMIGWASTRWIEAPFRRREGRLFPRQRHLFQAGAAIAVLISVVGLSAQLSEGYVDRGNDQLTVAELEYLVRPNRGLHADCHSGFTTSPNCYTDPTPEILLWGDSYAQHLTDGILASDPGAKLQLQSLSACAPILGAAQRTRSQGDDWARRCIEFNEEVLDWLADQKAPITVILASPFSEIINSDLLLASGEIVKGGSLEFAAGKIRETLNAIRNTGAKVMIVAPPPKSGWDIGQCLIKSVYFKAPPNSCDFAFVKDARPYQLLRTLTDNVGIYWLSKDICDNKTCSPLRDGTFIYKDGGHLTVEGSALLGRKNNWMPTFEQIAW, from the coding sequence ATGAAGTACAGGCCAGAGATTGACGGATTACGGGCTATCGCAGTCGTGCCTGTGATTCTTTTTCACGCAGGATTTTCATGGTTCGAAGGTGGATTCGTCGGCGTTGACGTATTCTTTGTCATCAGCGGCTACCTCATTACAACGATCATTTTGGATGAGATGAAGTCTGGGCACTTCTCAATCGCCAATTTCTACGAAAGGCGCGCCCGTCGCATTCTTCCTGCCCTTTTCTTTATGATTCTCATGATTCTTCCCTTTGCACATATGTGGATGTTCCCCTCGCAACTTGAAGATTTCGGGGAGACAGTCATGATGACAGTTGCGTTTTCATCAAACTTTGTCTTCCTACGAGGCGACGAATATTTTGGAACAGCTGCCGAGATGAGGCCCCTTCTTCATACTTGGAGCCTGGCTGTAGAAGAACAATTCTACCTTTTCTTTCCCTTTCTTCTAATTTTTTTGAGGCGCTGGCGGCAGCCGATCCTAATTTCGTGCCTTATCGGATCTTTCCTCGCCAGCTTTGCATTGGCGGAATGGGGGTCTAGAAATGAACCGGGCGCTGCGTTCTACTTTCTGCCCACACGGATCTGGGAATTGCTGGCCGGGGCGCTCTGCGTGTTTGTGCCGAGGTTCCGCAACACCAGACTAAACAATTCACTGGGACTTCTTGGGCTCGCTCTCATCGCCGCGGCCATCTTTAACTATAACGATTCCACCCTATTCCCCGGCGTCTATGCGCTCTTGCCTGTGAGCGGAGCGGTTCTAATCATTCTGTTTGCTCATCAGGGCAACGCAGCGGCAAAGCTTCTATCGTTGCGCGGCTTGGTGGCAGTCGGGCTTATATCCTATAGCACCTACCTTTGGCATCAGCCGCTTTTTGCTCTCGCAAGGCTTCACGGCCTCCAGGAGCTGAGCGTGACCTTCTTGACCGTCCTAGTGCTAACCTCGTTCATGATAGGCTGGGCAAGTACCCGTTGGATCGAGGCACCTTTCAGACGCCGGGAGGGCAGGCTCTTTCCGCGACAACGACACCTGTTCCAAGCAGGCGCAGCGATCGCGGTTTTGATTTCTGTGGTGGGCCTGAGTGCACAATTGAGCGAAGGGTATGTCGACAGAGGTAACGATCAGCTGACTGTCGCGGAACTGGAGTACCTGGTTCGTCCGAACCGCGGCCTGCACGCGGATTGCCATTCCGGGTTCACTACATCACCGAACTGCTACACCGATCCTACACCAGAAATCCTACTTTGGGGCGACAGTTATGCTCAACACCTAACCGATGGCATTCTAGCTAGCGATCCGGGGGCCAAACTCCAGCTACAATCTCTCTCCGCCTGCGCTCCGATTCTTGGCGCCGCGCAACGGACTCGTTCGCAAGGCGACGACTGGGCACGCCGATGCATCGAGTTTAATGAGGAGGTCCTTGATTGGTTGGCAGATCAGAAGGCGCCGATTACGGTTATTCTTGCCTCTCCCTTCAGCGAAATTATAAACAGTGACCTGCTCCTGGCGTCAGGAGAGATTGTTAAAGGCGGCTCACTGGAATTTGCCGCTGGGAAAATTCGCGAGACCTTAAACGCCATTCGCAATACTGGCGCAAAGGTAATGATTGTCGCACCACCGCCGAAAAGCGGATGGGATATAGGTCAATGCCTCATCAAAAGCGTTTACTTTAAGGCCCCGCCAAACAGCTGTGACTTCGCATTTGTCAAGGATGCGCGCCCTTATCAGCTGCTAAGGACTTTGACCGACAACGTCGGTATTTACTGGCTTTCCAAAGACATCTGTGACAACAAAACCTGCTCTCCTCTGCGGGACGGAACATTCATATACAAAGACGGCGGGCACCTAACCGTAGAGGGAAGCGCGCTGCTTGGGCGCAAGAATAACTGGATGCCGACATTCGAGCAGATCGCGTGGTAA